In Triplophysa rosa linkage group LG2, Trosa_1v2, whole genome shotgun sequence, the genomic window ATTACAGTAATGGATATGCTGTTGTAGGTCTTAATTTAAGAATTTGGTTATAATTCACGACTCGAAGACTCGAAGAATAGGCAGTTctaaaaacactttgactttgttaatgttattatatattataccatggtcggtttgaatactggattctgattggctgggagGTGTGTattaaaaccgtttaatgcacGGGTAGTTCCAGTCAAATTTGATCCACGTTTGAAATTAAGTGACGGAAATAAGTGccattttcacctgtctgatgATCAACACTCactctgtaaacatcaataacaactttaacttggcaaatgagcatggtataagcgggataatccatggctagcTGTGAATTATCCCTTACTTTTTCATGTGAGTGTAAATTTATGTGTGCTGGTCCGTTTTGTCAGATTTCTCAAAGGTTCTGAAGTCCCTGACGCCGGACAGCACCCGAGATGAGATGCTGGCGTTCATTCAGCAGTACGGCAGTCATTACATCGCCGAGGCTCTGTTCGGCTCTGAACTCACCTGTAACATCTACTTTCCCAGTAAGAAGGTCCAACAGCAGCTCTGGCTCCAGTACCAGAAAGGTAAGAGAGAActcaatttaaacaaacaaatcagtCAATAAAGGTCAAACCTAAAGATGTCATCTCATGTGTGTTAAAGCGCTGCGTTCATATATTACACATGTGAAGCGCTTTAACAGCATGACATCCCGTTGCAGATTAAAAGGGTTTTGGGAAAAGATCTTCAAAACAATTCCAATTGTGTACCCATATACTCGAGGTTAGAGAGCAttcaattattattatagtgaaaATAGTGAGTCATGAAAGACAAGAGTTCAGATATGTTGACTTTATTGCACGCAGTTTGTTCAAGAACAATACAAACAAGAATTTGGGATTCGTTTCCCAGACACCAACAATGCATAAACACATCATCATGTTGTGATCTTGTGAACGTTTTATTTGAAGTACAACGGTGTAAAGGTTTTATAACCCAGAGGTATGATGGGTAATGAGAAAGAACTAATAGAAAAGAGCATCTCTATGGCTTTATAAATGATTACACCAGCACTGCTGCTGATCTTACTGAAATTAATATAAACACGTGAATATTAAAGAAAACCTCATTAATCCAGAGCTTTGAGAGCAGTTTCTTAATGTAAGAAAGGGTAACAGCAGACCAGAAGTGTGCAAATCAAATAAGTCTCTAATATCTTCAATGATTTTAGAAGTGCTGAATAAAGCCTTCAAGCAGGACCCAAACTCCCTTTATCTCTCCACGCGACCATCTCTTAAAAACAAGGACACTTAAATGCATTATATCATATCGTGTGTGTAGTGTATTTAACTGCTGTGACGTGCATGTGTGTTGACAGTCCGATTACAGTACAACCAATGTTTAACAGTAACAGACAACTTATAACTCGATCGATTCCCCAAGATTAATGTTCACGAGTATTTTAACATCTGATGAAACACGAGTGAGACGCTTCACTTTACAGGCTTGAGATATAAGGGGGCACTTTAACATTGAGGCATTGTGGGGAAAAAACTAGGACACGTGAACAtgacgacacacacacacaccagcggTGTTCTGAATCAGCAGATTTTCCATCTGGGTAAAAACATTTCCTATTCCAGTCATGTTTGTAGTACTTCAGCTTGCTTCTCAAATGTTCAAAACGCCATTTTAATGTCCGTAGAAACCACAGATGAGAACAAACGTCCACACGCTCTCAGTTATTGCCATCAGTTGTGCTGTATTCGTCCAAAGCAGCCAAAATAATACACGTCCTGCAGTCGCTCCATGGCAGTGGTGAATCTCATTTATGATGTTGCCGTTGAATTAAAGCGCTCCTAAAAATGTCCTTCACACACGCCGGGTTTAGCAGGTAGAGGAACGTCTCCTCTGCAAGTACGTGTAGACCTTCACGCAGTGGTCCCAGCAATCCAAAACCAGCAGTTGTCCCTTCTGAGTAACAGCGACCCCTACAGGGCAGGTAAGACCCTCCTGAATGAGAACGTTATGGCCGCCTTCTTTAGGGAACTGGAGGATCTCCTTGCGGCCGCTGTCCGTCACGAGCAAGTCGCCGTTTGAGTCCACGCACATGCCCGTAATGCATCGGAAGTCCTCAGCCTCGGAGAAGAAGTGGCTGAGCTGTTTTCCCAACTGGCCGTCCATGCCCACCGAGCCGATGGAGAAGCCCCCTTCCAGGTGATGCTCGTTGTGTCTGTTCTCAATGTTCAAGCCCAAACCCTGCGTGAAGTAGACCGTTCCTGTGGAGTCGCAAGTCACAAATTTGGGCCTGACCGCCGAGCACAGACGGTTGTAGTTCACCACCCCTACATTGCGATCCACCGCCAGGCACCAGAGCTTGCCGCCCTCCACGTCCGACACGACGAACTGACCCGAGGGCATGGCGGCGATCCCCCACGGCTTGATGAGCTGGTTCTTGTGGCAGGCGACGCAGTGGCCGTCTGCGGTGTAAACCTTCACGGAGTTGTCGTAGTTGTCGGTGACGCCGATGAGGCCCTGAGCGGTGATGGCGATGGAGAGGGGGATGAGGTTGGGCAGGTCGGCGCCGAGGAAGCTCAGGACGAAGTTGTCAATGCTGCTCGGGTTGCGGCGGATCTCCCGTTGGAAGCCCTTGCGGTTGAAGATCTGGATGCGGTAGTTCCCCCGGTCGGCCACGAGAACCTCTCCCTGCGACGTGACGCAGATGCTGACCGGCAGGTTGAACATGCCGGGCAGGTTCCCCTTGCAGCCCATCTTTTTCACGAACTGACAGAGCTGGCCGCCGGTAGCCCCTGGAGATGGTTCCCCACCGTCGACGGACTTGGACTTGAAATTGACGGGCGAAGCACAGACCGCCTCTTCCACAGCCGTTTCCATATCAATATCCCGATAAATGTCCAGAGGAGCGGCAGCGGCTAACTCCAGTACGTCTTCCTCCTCTGCATTGACGGTGCAGGGTTTTGTAGTCAGCTGCCCCACATCTAAAGGTTTCAAATGCTCAGTTTTAAGCAGTTCAGGGTCCTGTAGTTTCAGAACGACAGGCAGATTGGTTTTTAAGTCCAGCTCCTCTTCGTCGTTATTGCTCTCCTCCTCTAACAGAGCGATATCGGTCTGCTTGATCCTCATGGTGAGATAGTCGCAACGGGACACCACCTGAACCTCAGCGATACTGAGCAGGTACGTCTGCTCCTCCAGGATCTGTGCATTGAGCTTCTCTATTTCGGCCATGGAAGCGGTGAAGGCCCGGCGGGAGCGGCTCAGTTCTTCCTGGAGCCGCAGTTCAGCCTTGGCGTACTCCTGCTGGACCGCCTTGTACTTGAGTCGGAGCGATTTGGCGACGTTGTCGATGGCGGCTTTCTTTTTTTGAATGTTGCCCATCGCCTCGCGCAAGTCAGTGAGCTTCCCGCCGAGGTCCTTCCGACGCTGTTCGGCGGCCACGCGAATGGCCTGCACGACGTGACCTTGCCGCTGGTGACTCTCGCTCTTGCAGATGTCGCACAACACGACGCCACAGTCATGACAGTACTGACGGGGCAGACGGTTCTTGCAGGACTTGCACATGAGACCCATGTTGGATCCGCATGAACTGGCGCAGTCGATGATCTTCAGCACAGTGAGATTGTCGGCCAGCTGGGAAATGCTGCTCATGCGGGAGACTTTACTGCAGAAGGGACAGCGCACGCCGTTGATTGTGCTGGCGAGGAGTTTCTCAAGGCACTGGCGACACACGGAGTGACCACACTGAAGCAGTTTGGGCCGGAGCTGGTCCTGGTTGTAGGTCTCCAGGCAGATGGGACATTCCAACACCTCCCGAACCAGCTCTGGATCCAGAGACGTCGGTGTAGCCATGATGCCTTCTGGTGCGTCGTCTACGGGAGAGAAAAGAGAATTTTGTTTATTACACACAGTTATTGTTAATGTGGAAGCAGTCGTTTGACCCCgtttcaatatttatttattttacgaATACGCATTTTCGCATCTAGACTGCAGAGAATATAATGCtaatatatacactcacctaaaggattattaggaacacctgttcaatttctcattaatgcaattatctaatcaaccaatcacatggcagttgcttcaatgcatttaggggtgtggtcctggtcaagacaatctcctgaactccaaactgaatgtcagaatgggaaagaaaggtgatttaagcaattttgagcgtggcatggttgttggtgccagacgggccggtctgagtatttcacaatctgctcagttactgggattttcacgcacaaccatttctagggtttacaaagaatggtgtgaaaagggaaaaacatccagtatgcggcagtcctgtgggcgaaaatgccttgttgatgctagaggtcagaggagaatgagccgactgattcaagctgatagaagagcaactttgactgaaataaccactcgttacaaccgaggtatgcagcaaagcatttgtgaagccacaacacgcacaaccttgaggcagatgggctacaacagcagaagaccccaccgggtaccactcatctccactacaaataggaaaaagaggctacaatttgcacgagctcaccaaaattggacagttgaagactggaaaaatgttgcctggtctgatgagtctcgatttctgttgagacattcaaatggtagagtcagaatttggcgtaaacagaatgagaacatggatccatcatgccttgttaccactgtgcaggctggtggtggtggtgtaatggtgtgggggatgttttcttggcacactttaggccccttagtgccaattgggcatcgtttaaatgccacggcctacctgagcattgtttctgaccatgtccatccctttatgaccaccatgtacccatcctctaatggctacttccagcaggataatgcaccatgtcacaaagctcgaatcatttcaaattggtttcttgaacatgacaatgagttcactgtactagaatggcccccacagtcaccagatctcaacccgatagaacatctttgggatgtggtggaacgggagcttcgtgccctggatgtgcatcccacaaatctccatcaactgcaagatgctatcctatcaatatgggccaacatttctaaagaatgctttcagcaccttgttgaatcaatgccacgtagaattaaggcagttctgaaggcgaaagggggtcaaacaccgtattagtatggtgttcctaataatcctttaggtgagtgtatatgatACTATTTAATGATAGCAAATGTACACAACATTGCCTTTACACTTTCAATGTAATTGTATACTTTGGACACGTTCATCAGCAGCTCTTTTCAGATGGTGATTCATctcaaaattacaaaatatctgCCGATTCATCAGACTGACCAATACATCCGTCTGTCACAAACTTTAATATTAGTCTCACTGTAATCCATCATTATAAACAGCTCTGGACTGGGAAGGAACCCTAAACTTTAAGCACATACACagacgtgatgacgtcacatcaCTGTATCAGCAGTGTGTGATGACATGCACCGGTCCTGATGCTGCATGCTACCACACCTACTGATGCATTCGCGATCACATAATCACAGGGATTTACGAGGTAAAAACAGACTTtcagataaataataaatacttaaGAAAAACAACGTCACAGCCGTGTGTATATTTTGGTCGACAGCTGCCAATCATCGGCTTTCAGAAGCATGTAGTTATTGGCATTTTTAGCATGTTTAATAAATGCACACGTCGCATTAATACGGCACATCATTTATCCGAACAACAGTTTGATCATATGTGGTGATATATCTGAATATCTAGTTTTAACCTGAATAAATACAGGCCCAGATTTCAAAACACTGCGATCTGAATCCTTTCGCTCTGTCTGCAGCGCGCGCGACATCTGTGACGACACGCGCAATCATGACAGACAATAAACACGTTCGCGCACGTTTATGTTTAgattacttttattaataacaacGTTAATAATATTAGTTTCTTACCGACAGTTCAACTGCAGCTCGCCTGACGTGACGACGCGCGCGCGCCTCTCATGTCAGCGGGTGCGCGCTTAACTGCGGAGATGACGTCACTACGGCGGGCGGACTCTTCGTGTACGCGCCGTTTCATTGGTTCGTTAGGAAGGGGTGCGCGTCAGCGTGGGTTGATTGACGTGAGATGGCACCAATCAGATACGCACGTTAAAGCATCCAGTCagttactcagtaacttttgtTTTAAGACAAAAGGTAAATTGTTTATAATCTGGAAGATATTTTAATTGTATAAGTAAAGCAGAtacgtttatatttattttctatggtgttatgttttaataaaataaatatattctttattataataatataattatataatttattatattattgttcatgttttatttttgattttacAGTGATTTATGTGTATCATAATTTATAACAACAAGGAGTGTCGTCTGTATGTGCGTTTTCCCAATATATAATCCAACGATGAAGtattacatgtacagtatagtcAGGCACCGCTAGATGGCAGCAAACATCTGTGTTACAAACCTTGCCATTAAAGTAACATAAAATAGTATTAATGCCTTACTGGTATAGCAAACGAACTAAAAGATTtgtgtttaattaaaaatattaaattctgCATAAAACCAATTTAGAAATGAGTCAAATGTTATAATAATCCATGTGTATTAGTGTTGCTGTGGGCTCAGCAGAGGGCGCTGTAACCTCACAACAGCTGTCATGTCggtgttttattttctgtgtggAGTTTACACGTCCTCCCAGTGTCAGCATAGACATGGAGATCTGAATGAAATTGAGATTCTGAATTGAATAAAGATGTTTGTGTAGGCCTACAGATCACCTACATTGTGGTAAGCAGCCAATAAtgcttatttgaaaatgtaaaaatgcagaattgTTTGGTTAGGGATAGAGGATAGAAAAAAGGCTACCATTAGATATTAGGTTAGGTATTTAGGTATTAGGCATTAGgtattttaacaaacacaatcctACAGTGTAGGCCTACTAaggtaattcaaagtgcttcacataaaatgattgacaaaggaAAAATAGAACACGTAATGCATGAGACTTCTTTAAAaagcaaatgtattaaaatcacaaatacaactttagaatttaaaagacaaTAGAAATAAATAGAGACAAAGAGCCtaaattgatttaaaacatgtgtatataaataaagaataaaatcaaaagaaaatagaaataaaagtgcagttgatgtaaaccagcacagtgctcaggttgtaaTGTTGTGAATGTTCTTTAAACTTATAAAGTAGTTTGgcataatttctttattcttttatGTCTTAATAATATTTACAAAGCATTTGTCTGCTGAaaaccaaggttattttagtttactcaaATTCAAACTTTGAAAAATTAGTGAAAAActtaaagcaaataaaaaaataacaacgttgtctcaaaaataaactgaaataagtttaaggcacaaaaattacaataataaacaaaaccaaattAATCTtaaatagcaacataaaaaacaaacaaatacataatgacatgacaaaagcatataacagAATTGCTAAAAAAT contains:
- the trim32 gene encoding E3 ubiquitin-protein ligase TRIM32, which codes for MATPTSLDPELVREVLECPICLETYNQDQLRPKLLQCGHSVCRQCLEKLLASTINGVRCPFCSKVSRMSSISQLADNLTVLKIIDCASSCGSNMGLMCKSCKNRLPRQYCHDCGVVLCDICKSESHQRQGHVVQAIRVAAEQRRKDLGGKLTDLREAMGNIQKKKAAIDNVAKSLRLKYKAVQQEYAKAELRLQEELSRSRRAFTASMAEIEKLNAQILEEQTYLLSIAEVQVVSRCDYLTMRIKQTDIALLEEESNNDEEELDLKTNLPVVLKLQDPELLKTEHLKPLDVGQLTTKPCTVNAEEEDVLELAAAAPLDIYRDIDMETAVEEAVCASPVNFKSKSVDGGEPSPGATGGQLCQFVKKMGCKGNLPGMFNLPVSICVTSQGEVLVADRGNYRIQIFNRKGFQREIRRNPSSIDNFVLSFLGADLPNLIPLSIAITAQGLIGVTDNYDNSVKVYTADGHCVACHKNQLIKPWGIAAMPSGQFVVSDVEGGKLWCLAVDRNVGVVNYNRLCSAVRPKFVTCDSTGTVYFTQGLGLNIENRHNEHHLEGGFSIGSVGMDGQLGKQLSHFFSEAEDFRCITGMCVDSNGDLLVTDSGRKEILQFPKEGGHNVLIQEGLTCPVGVAVTQKGQLLVLDCWDHCVKVYTYLQRRRSSTC